The following coding sequences are from one Pecten maximus unplaced genomic scaffold, xPecMax1.1, whole genome shotgun sequence window:
- the LOC117320797 gene encoding uncharacterized protein F54H12.2-like, whose translation MSLVHQNSCECVQSELDLFDTPPTQTSVEDGYWHQIGTVTSVNDGGPYVFDVSGAGDDYLDLAITSLYVKAQILNNDSTNLTDENVAPVNLWLHSLFGDVSVCLNEKLVSSPNNMYPFRAYLETLLSYGPAAKESQLTSGMWYKDTAAQMDTAGNDNHGYIKRKLSTATSRSVEMMGRLHSDLFAQERYLVNNVNMKITLTRSKDVFCLMGEDKEFKVVIKDIYLNVRKVRLSPSVRLAHAKALEISPAKYPIRRIAMKVFSVPRGNHNFVKDNLFLGQMPKRLVIGCVDSDAYSGLITKNPFHFKDFDINFVVLNVDGKQVPTKPLQPNFTQKHYVRSYMGLFNTTGKTFRDEGNNISKDEYGTGFTLFGFDLTPDLSEVGTFHLIKKGNLSLEVHFGTALPNTINVVVYAEFDNIIEIDRNRQILFDYSA comes from the coding sequence ATGTCTTTAGTTCATCAGAACTCCTGTGAATGTGTCCAGTCAGAATTAGATTTATTCGATACACCACCCACTCAAACCAGTGTAGAAGATGGATACTGGCATCAAATCGGAACGGTCACATCTGTCAATGATGGTGGCCCTTATGTCTTTGACGTATCAGGAGCTGGAGATGATTACTTGGATCTAGCAATTACTTCCCTCTACGTGAAAGCACAGATCCTCAATAATGATAGCACCAACCTTACCGATGAGAACGTTGCACCTGTTAATCTTTGGTTACATTCACTCTTCGGGGATGTCAGCGTCTGTCTCAATGAAAAACTAGTCTCGTCACCCAACAATATGTATCCATTCAGAGCTTACCTGGAAACGCTACTCAGCTATGGTCCTGCAGCCAAAGAATCTCAGTTGACCAGTGGAATGTGGTATAAGGATACAGCTGCGCAAATGGACACTGCAGGAAACGATAATCATGGCTACATCAAGAGGAAATTGTCAACAGCAACCAGTAGATCTGTGGAAATGATGGGAAGACTCCATTCTGACCTATTTGCCCAGGAAAGATATCTTGTCAATAATGTGAACATGAAAATAACGTTAACCAGAAGTAAAGATGTTTTCTGTTTGATGGGAGAAGACAAAGAATTCAAAGTTGTCATCAAGGACATCTATCTAAACGTGAGAAAAGTTAGACTGAGTCCATCGGTGAGACTGGCCCATGCAAAAGCCCTGGAAATATCACCTGCCAAATACCCAATCAGAAGAATTGCAATGAAAGTATTTTCTGTTCCAagaggaaatcacaattttgtaaAGGATAATCTGTTTCTAGGACAAATGCCTAAGAGATTGGTCATCGGATGTGTGGACAGTGATGCCTATAGTGGACTCATCACCAAGAatccttttcattttaaagattttgatattaattttgttgtccTGAACGTGGATGGCAAACAAGTCCCCACCAAGCCTTTGCAGCCAAATTTCACTCAGAAACATTACGTAAGAAGCTACATGGGTCTGTTTAACACTACCGGCAAAACGTTTCGTGACGAGGGTAATAACATCTCAAAGGATGAATATGGCACTGGTTTTACCCTGTTTGGATTTGATCTGACACCTGACCTTTCAGAAGTGGGCACATTTCATCTTATAAAAAAGGGAAACTTGTCTTTGGAAGTGCATTTCGGAACAGCCCTACCCAATACCATCAACGTTGTGGTGTATGCTGAATTTGACAATATCATAGAAATAGATCGTAACAGACAAATTCTTTTTGATTATAGTGCATGA